DNA sequence from the Arthrobacter jinronghuae genome:
CCTGCACATCAGGAATGTTCAGTGTCCGGGCCACTTCCATGGCCATCTCTTCATATCCGTAGCCGTAGAAGATCTGGGTGGCCGGGCTCTGGGCACCCGCTGTGCCGCCGGCAAGGGCCTGGATGAACCCCTTGGAGGTGAGGTACTCGAGGACCGCGGTGTCGCGGCCGGCGGTGCCCGAAGCGTTGACCAGTGTCACCGGAACGGCAGCGGGGTCAACGGCGGGGGCGGCAGGTTCCGCCGTCCCGGGAGCGGCAGGGGTGCCCGCTTCTGCCGTATCCGTAGCCTCCGGTGACGGTGTTGCGCCCGCGGTGATGCCCTGGTCGGAGACCAGCGCGTCGAAGAGCGGCTGGGCCTTGGCTTCGTCGAGGACCAGCCTGTTGGTGTCGTATTCATACGGCACCACGGGAGCCGTTACGAAGGCAACATTGCCGAGGTCAACGTCTTTAAGGCGGGTGGCCAGTGAAACCAGGTCGGGGATGTTCGCAAGCTCTTCGTCCACGGTGAGGTTCTTCGTGACGGTCTCCGCAATCGAATAGAGCTTGGGCAGGTTGTTCAGCGTTCCCTCATCCTTGACCTTCCGGACCATGGAGGCCAGGAAGCTTTGCTGCGCGCGGATCCGGCCTTCGTCGCCTCCGTTGCCGAAACCGTGCCGGGTCCGGAGGAAGGCAAGGGCCTGCTCGCCCTGGACGCTGCTCACTCCGGCCGGCAGCTTCAGGCCGGAGAGCGGGTCGTCAACGGGCTGGTTGACGCAGACCTCCACACCGCCGAGGGTGTTCGACAGTTCCTTCACTGCATCGAAGTCGGCCATCATGAAGTGGTCGATCGACAGACCGGTGACCTCGTTAATGGCAGCAACGGTGCAGCCGGGGCCGCCGTTGCCCAGGGCCCCGTTCAGTTGGCCCAGGTCCATGGCGTCATACACCGTGCCGGATTCGGGATCCTCACATGTTGGCAGCGGGACCAGAAGATCGCGGGGGAAGCTGACCACGGTGACGTTCGAGCGGTCCGCCGTGAGATTCACCAGCATCATGACGTCGGAGTTGTTCGAGTCCTGCCCGTCACGCTTATCGGTGCCGAGCACCAGGATCTGCATCGGATCAGTGTTGGCGTCTACCTGCTCCACCGGTGTGTCATCCGACCCAAGATTCAGGGGCTGGGTTTCGAAGTTACCCCTCAGCCTCAGCAGTTGGACGGCGCCGAACACCACCCCGCCGACCAGCACCAGGGCCAGCGCCGCGGCAATGCCTTTAAGCAACGGGTGGCCGGCGGCGGCGCCGCTCGAAAGGTGCCTGCCGCCTGGTTCTGCTGAACCCTTACCTGTAGTCGGTTTTCCCAAGGGGCCGCCGCCCGTTGCGGCACGGCGAGATGACATAGCCGGTCCCCTTCATGAATCAAAGTGCTCAAACGAATGCTTCAAAGTGTACGGCCAGATCCTGTGGATACGGGACCGGGCCGCTCCGGACTAGAAACCGAGCTTCACCAGCTGCTTGGGATCGCGCTGCCAGTCCTTGGCGATTTTAACGTGCAGGTCGAGGTACACCTTAGTGCCCAGCAACGCCTCGATGCCGCGTCGGGCGGTGGTTCCGACGTCGCGCAGCCGGGACCCGCCGCGGCCGATAATAATGGCCTTCTGCGACGAACGCTCTACGTAGAGGTTGACCCGGACATCCAGCAGCGGATTATCTTCGCTGCGTCCCTCACGCGGCACAATCTCGTCCACCACCACTGCAAGCGAGTGCGGCAGCTCGTCGCGGACGCCTTCAAGGGCTGCTTCACGGACCAGTTCGGCCACCATCACGGCTTCGGGCTCATCAGTCAGTTCGCCGTCGGGGTACAGGGGCGGGGACGCGGGCATGTGCCCCGCCAGGACTTCCGCCACGGTACCGACCTGGAATCCGTCGGCTGCCGAAACGGGCACGACGTCGGCCCATCCTGCCTCCCCCAGCACTTCATTGCCCAGCGCGGTGACGGACATCAGCTGCTTGGCCAGGGCGGCGCGGTCCACCAGGTCCGTCTTCGTGACCAAGGCGATTACGGGTGTCCGCTTCAGGGCCGCCAGCTGCGCAGCGATGTAGCGGTCGCCGGGGCCAACCGCCTCGTTGGCGGGCAGGCAGAAACCAACGGCGTCAACCTCCGCCAGGGTATCCGCCACCAGTTCGTTCAGCCGCTTGCCCAGCAGGGTCCGTGGACGGTGCAGGCCCGGGGTATCCACGAGGATCACCTGGGAGTCCTCGCGGTGGACAATGCCGCGGATGGTGTGCCGGGTGGTCTGCGGCTTGGCGGAAGTGATGGCCACCTTGGAACCGACCAGCGCATTGGTCAGGGTGGACTTTCCGGCGTTGGGCCGGCCCACCAGGGAAACGAATCCTGCGCGGAACTGCGGTTCAGTCATTACGGGGTACCAATTCTGTAGAGCGGGTGCGCGGAGCAGGGTTTCTGCCCTCATCGCTGATTTCTTCGTTTTCTGTGTTCCAGGCCAGCACATGCGAAACGCGGTTGCGCCGGCCCTCCAGCCGTTCGGCGTGCAGTGCGATGCCTTCGACCACTACCTCGCTGCCGACAATCGGGACGCGGCCCAGGGCCTTGGCCAGGAGGCCGCCCACCGTGTCCACTTCATCATCCTCCAGTTCGACGCCGAACAACTCACCAAGGTCGTCGATGCCGGTCTTGGAGCTGACCCGGTAGCGGCCGTCGCCGAGGCCTTCGATCTCGGGGCGCTCCGAGTCGTACTCGTCCACGATTTCCCCGACGATCTCTTCGATCAGGTCCTCCAGCGTAACCAATCCCGCCGTTCCGCCGTATTCATCGATGACGATCGCCACGTGCGTGGACTCGCGCTGCAGTTCCTGCAGCAGCTCGCTTACGGCCTTGGACTCGGGAACGTAGCGGACGCTCCGGGCGTAATTCTCGACCTTCTGCACCGAGGCCCGCTCCGGGTCACTGTGCATCTGCGCGGCGACGTCCTTCAGGTAGAGGATGCCCACCAGATGGTCCGCACTGTCCTCGATGACCGGGACACGGGAATAGCCCGAGCGCAGGAACAGCGACATGGCCTGGCGCAGCGTGCTGCCGGCTTCGATGCACACCATGTCCGTGCGCGGGACCATGACGGACCGGACCTTGGTGTCGCCGAGTTCGAAGACCGAGTGGATCAGTTCCGCCTCGGTATCCTCGATCATGTCCGCATCGGACGCGCGGTCCAGCAGTTCCCGGAATTCCTCTTCCGTGAAGAACGCGGCATCGGGCCCCTGGGTGCCGGGGGCGACGGCGGTGCCGAGGCGGACGAGCCATCCCGGGATCGGTCCCAGGACCGTCCGCAGCACACGGACAAGTCCGGCCGTGAGTACAACGACGGCCGTGACGTGCTTGCGCCCGATCTGTCTTGGCGAGACGCCGACGAGGACAAAACCGACGGCAGCCATGGTCACCGTGGCAAGCAGGCCCGCCAGCCAGATGTTGTCCAGCAGCAGCTGGAAGAGCGTCGCCACAGACACGGCCATGGCCATTTCGAACCAGACGCGCCAGAACCGCAGCGCATGCATGTGTGCCACCGGGTGCGCCAGGATACGGCGCAGCGGGGCTCCTGCCTTGCCGTGGAGCAGCGCTTCGGCGTCCTGCCGGGGCAGGTAGCCGTACGCCGATTCCGCGGCGGTCAGCAGGCCCGCCAGGACCATGAAAGCCATGGCCATGACGATGAGGACGCCAATACTCAACTTCGGGTCTCCTTGGGTGCCTGTTTACCCAGGTAGGCGGAAAGGAGGCGGCGCTGGAGACCAAACATCTCCTTCTCCTCCTCCGGCTCGGCGTGGTCGTAGCCCAGCAGGTGAAGGACGCCGTGGGTGGTCAGGAGCAGCAGCTCCTCACCGGTGCTGTGGCCGGCGTCGGCGGCCTGCCGGGCCGCCACCTGCGGGCACAGCACAATGTCGCCAAGGACGCCGGCGGGGGTGATCCGGCCGGCGGTTCCGGGGCGCAGCTCATCCATCGGGAAGGACAGCACATCCGTGGGACCTGGCAGGTCCATCCACTCAATGTGCAGCTTCTCAATGGCGTCCTCGTCCACGAGGATGATGGACAGGTCTGCTTCCGGATGCACGTACAGGCTATCCAGGAGGTACCGGCCCAGGCGGGCCAGTTCCTCTTCATCGACAGCCGGTGCACTGGATTCGTTGTTCACTTCGATGCTCATGCGCGGGCCTCCCGGCTGCGTCCGGCACTGGAGTGGCCGCTGCTGTTGGACCGGGCGCCGTCGTTGGACCGGCCGCCGTTGGACCGGGCGCCGTCTCCGCGGGCTGCCCCGGAGCGCCGGACCTCGTCCCATTCGCTGTAGGCCGTGACAATGTCACTGACGAGGCGGTGCCGGACGACGTCCACTGCCTGCAGTTCCGAGAATGCGACGTCGTCGATGCCGCCCAGGATGTCGTGGACAATCCGCAGGCCGGAGGCGGTGCCGCCGGGCAGGTCCACTTGGGTAACGTCGCCGGTGACGACCATCTTGGAGCCGAAGCCGAGACGGGTGAGGAACATCTTCATCTGCTCGGGCGTAGTGTTCTGGGCTTCATCGAGGATGATGAACGCGTCGTTGAGCGTCCGGCCGCGCATATAGGCCAGGGGCGCCACTTCAATGGTGCCGGCGGCCATCAGGCGGGGAATCGACTCGGGGTCCATCATGTCGTGGAGGGCGTCGTAGAGCGGCCGCAGGTACGGGTCGATCTTGTCGCTCAGGGTCCCCGGAAGGAAACCGAGCCGCTCCCCCGCTTCCACTGCCGGACGGGTGAGGATGATCCGGTTGACCTCTTTCTGCTGCAGGGCCTGCACCGCCTTGGCCATGGCCAGGTACGTCTTGCCGGTGCCCGCGGGACCGATGCCGAAAACCACCGTGTTGCGGTCAATCGCATCCACGTAGTTCTTCTGGTTCAGGGTCTTGGGCCGAATGGTCTTCCCCCGGGTGGAGAGGATGTTCTGCGTCAGGACATCGGCCGGGCGGTGCGTGCTCTGGTCCTTGAGCATGCTGATCAACTGCTCGAGAACCTGCGGTGTGACCCGGGTCTGGTGACGGGCCAGTACACGGACTTCATTGACCAGGCGTACGGTCTGCTCCACCTCCGCCGCGGGGCCGGACACGGACAGTTCGTTGCCGCGCACCATCAGGCTTACCTCGGGATTTGCCGTCTCAATGATCCTGAGCGCCTCATCGTTGGCACCCAGCGACTGGACCATGTGTTCCGTGGAGTCAAAGACTATTGTCTGGTTATCCAGCCGAATGGTGCCGATTTCCATTGAAGATTCGGTCATATAGACGGCCCTTTCAGGCCTTTCATCGCCCCTTATAGAGTCTGGTTTTAAAAGTTCATCGACCTTTTTACGGTGGTGACGGTTGGTTCGGGTATCCGTCCCACCAAAGCAAACGCCCTGATGCAGGCGATTATTTCCCCTGAACCCGGGTGCGGCCTCTGCGCGCCGCGCACCGCACGCTACCTAAATCTTACTTGATGCACCCCCCGGCGCACGGAAGAGCATCCGGTTTTATCTCGGCCCCGCAACGGTGATGTCTCAATCGTGTTTCAGTCCGGGCGCAGGCCCGTCCGCAGCACGGGCGGGCCCCGAAGCATGTGCAAAGGTTGAAGACGTACGTTTTCGAGTTACCCCTAAGGAGGATGGATGGACGCCGGGTCCAACAACGCAACGTCCTGTCTCCGAGGGCTAAGCCAGCGGTATTTCCTGGCCGGTTCGCTAGTGGCCGCAGCTGCACTGGGGCTGGGTGGATGCGGCGTTGTAGCCGAGAATCCCACCATCACGATGCCCTCGTCCTTCGACGCCGGCGAAGTCCCCGCCGCTGCTCCCATGACCGTCTCCCCGCCGGCGGAAGCGAGTTCCGTCGGCACCCTCATGCCGGTGTACTGGCTGGGACGAAACGACTCGACGGTCAGTCTCTACCGTGAGTTCCTTCACTCAGACAACACCGGTGATCCCATCGGTGAGGCAGTTCAGGCCATGACGGCGGACAAGCCGCTGGACCAGGACTACTTCACTCCCTGGCACGCGGCGGACAGCGTCACCGCATCCATTTCCAGCAAGAACGTTATTACCGTGGACATCTCCTCGGATGCGTTCAAGGGTTCCCTCGACTCCGGCATGGCCCACCGTGCAGTGCAGCAGCTGGTTTACACCGCCACGGCGGCAGCCGCCAACGCGGGTTTGACGACCGTGGGGCAGGAAAGCAGCGTGGCGATCCTGGTGGACGGCAAGGAGGGGTACCGTGCGTTCGGCCATGTGCCCCTGGAGGAGCCCCTGAACAGGGACCCCGCACTGGTGGCGCCGATCTGGGTGATTGATCCGCAGGAATCGGAGATCCGCGGCACGGATGTCGAGGTCAGCGGAACTGCGGTGGCGCAGACGGCTGAACTGCATTGGCGGGCCGAACCCATAGTGGACGGCAGGCCCTCATCCGGGGCGGCCGCTTCCGGCAGCGTGGAACTGGACAAGGCGCCCGGCAAGACCGGCGAATTCAGCTTCACTGCTTCCCTCGCCCCGGGTGAATACAGCCTTCGGGTCTACTACACCGGGCAGGAAACCGCCGGGGATTCCAAGCGCATTACGGTCTCGGCGTCCCCGCAGGATCCGGGGCACTAGCCCGGCGGACTTCCTCTACCAGCGGCCGAGCAGCTGATTCAGCACGGCCAGCGCCGCCGGCCCCGCAGTGGAGGAACGAAGCACGTGCGGTCCCAGCCGGACGGCAACGGCCCCGACGCCGCGCAGCGCTTCCAGCTCGGCGGGGCTGATGCCGCCTTCCGGACCTACAACTACCGCAATGGATGCGGAGGCGTCGTCCGGACCGCGCCTGCCGAGGTCACGCAGCGCATTCGCCAGCGGTACATCGGCCTCCTCATGGAGCACAAGGACAAGGTCAAGTTCCGCCAGCCGGGACGGCAGGGCGCGGCTGTCCAGCGCGGGCTCCACCGCAGGGATCCGGGAACGCCGGGACTGCTTGGCCGCGGCAAAAGTAAGAGCCTGCCATTTGGCCTGTCCCTTGACCGCCTTCTCGGCGCGCCACCGGACAATGCTGCGGTCGGATTGCCACGGGATGACGGTGTCGACTCCCAGCTCCGTCGCAGCTTCCACGGCCTGCTCGTCCCGGTCCCCCTTGGCCAGTGCCTGCACCAGGAGGAACCGTTCGGGTGCAACCGGTTCGTCAAGGACGTCCGCCACCCGCAGTTCCAGAAGGGACGCACCGGTTTCCGTCACCGTGCCGGTGAGCCGGCGCCCGGCGCCGTCGACCACGTCCACGCTTTCACCGGCTTCGAGGCGCTTGACCGACACCGCATGCCGTGCCTCCGGCCCCTCGAGACGGAAAATGTCTCCGGGCCCGGCGGCCGCCACCTGCGCCGGGTCACCGAAGAAAATCGGGTTGGTCATCTCAGAGGTTGCCCAGACGGTCCCGCAGCTTGGCGAAAACGCCGTTGCCTGAGCTGTTCAGCTTTCCCTCGCTGTATTCCTCACCGCGCAGCTTGGCGAGCCGGCGGAGGAGTTCCTCCTGCTCGGAGTCCAGCTTCTGCGGGGTCTCCACGTGCAGGTGCACCCGGAGATCGCCGCGGCCGTGGCCCCGCAGGTGCGTGACGCCGAGGTCGTTGAGGACGGACACCTCGCCGGACTGCGTGCCGGGCTTGACGGTGATTTCGCGGTCGCCGTCGAAGGTCTCCAGTGCAACTGTGGTTCCCAGCGCTGCGGCCGTCATGGGGATGGTGAGTGTGGCGTGCAGGTCATCGCCGTCGCGGAGGAACGTCGGGTCATTGTTGACCCGGATCTCCACGTAGAGATCGCCGGCGGGGCCGCCGGCCATCCCGGCTTCGCCCTGTCCGCCGAGCTGGATCCGGGTACCGGTGGCGACGCCGGCGGGGATCTTGATGGTCAGGGTGCGGCGGTTGCGGACGCGGCCTTCTCCGGAGCACTCGTGGCAGGGGTCGGGGATGACGGTGCCGAAGCCGTTGCAGGTGCCGCAGGGCGCCGAGGTCATGACCTGGCCCAGGATGGAGCGGACCGCCCGCTGAACCTGACCGGTGCCGTGGCAGATGTCGCAGGTGCGCGGGGAGGTGCCGGGCTGGCAGCAGGAGCCGTCACAGGTGGGGCAGACGACTGCAGTGTCGACGTCGATCTTCTTGTTGGTGCCGAAGACAGCGTCCTTGAGGTCGATCCGGACGTTGATCAGGGCGTCTTGTCCGCGCCGGCTGCGTGAGGCCGGTCCGCGTCCTCCGCCCGGGGCGCCGCCGCCGAAGAAGGTGTCGAAAATGTCCTGGAAGCCGAAGCCCTGGGCACCGAAGCCCCCGCCGCCGAAGCCGTTGTCGTTGCCGTTCTCGTTGCCCGTGGTGTCGTAGATCCGCCGTTTTTCCGGATCGGAAAGAACCTCGTAGGCGTGCGATACGGCTTTGAATTCATCCGAGGCACCCGGAGCATTGTTGACGTCCGGGTGCAGCTTGCGGGCTAGCTTCCGGTACGCCTTCTTGATTTCTTCACCGGTGGCGTCTCGTCCGACACCCAGAACCTGGTAGTGATCGCTCACTCGTGCACATCGCTTTCCTGTATTGCGTGCCTTCAAACTTTGAAGACGGAGGTTGGATTCCCGCCGGTTCCCCGGCGGGCGGGTCCGTCACTGCTGGGGACCGCGTTAGTTGTTCAGTATTCGGGACAGATACCTGGCCACGGCACGCACGGCCGCCATGGTGGTGGGATAGTCCATCCGCGTGGGGCCGAGAATGCCGACTTTCGCGGTGGCGTCGGGACCGTATCCCGTAGCCACCACCGATGCTTCCGACAAACCGCCGTGCGGATTCTCCCGTCCGATCCGGACGGCAACGCCGCGGGCATCCTGTTCCATCTCGGACAGCAGCCGGAGCATCACCACTTGTTCCTCAAGCGCTTCAAGCACGGGACCGATAGTCAGCGGGAAGTCTACCGTGGAGCGCGCCAGGTTGGCTGTCCCTGCCATCACCATGCGGTCCTCGCGGTTGATGCCCGCCAGCTGCTCCAGGCAGTGGCCCAGGGAGTTGCCGACGCGCCTGCGATCGGCCGGCACGGTGGCGAGGGCATTAGCCAGCTGGCTGGTGATGCTGCTCAGCGGCGTGCCTGCCAACGCGGCCAGGAAGTGCTGGCGCAGGTCCATCAGGTCCGGCTCCGTCACCGGCTGCGGAACGGTAATGACCCGCTGCTCTACCCGCCCCGTGGTCGAGATGAGCACCACCAGCACCTGCGACGGTGCCAGCAGGACAAATTCAATGTGCCGGACCTTGGCATTGCCCAGATGCGGGTACTGGACCACGGCCACCTGGTTGGTCAGCTGGGACAACAGCCGGACGGTACGGTCCATCACATCGTCGAGGTCGTCGGCTCCCTCCAGCAGCGACTGGATGGCGCGCCGTTCGGGAGCCGAGAGCGGCTTGACGTCGGAGATCCGGTCAACGAACAGACGGTAGCCCTTGTCAGTGGGGATGCGCCCGGCGGACGTATGCGGGGCGGTGATCAGCCCCTCTTCCTCAAGGGCGGCCATGTCATTGCGGATGGTCGCCGAGGAAACGCCCAGGTGGTGGCGTTCCACAAGTGCCTTGGATCCCACGGGCTCGCGCGAATGGACGTAGTCCTCAACAATGGCGCGGAGGACCTCGAGTCGGCGTGGTTCACTCATGGTTTTCCCTCCCTGTTGATCGGCGGTTTGATCGGCGTGTTGACCTGCGTCGTGATCTGCGTGGTGACCTGCGTCGTGATCTATGGGCAGAGCGCCGGACGTTTAGCACTCACAGTGTTCAAGTGCCAAGTCTAGTACGGATCGGCAGCGTTGCTAGCATTGAGGAACCCGTGGCCTGCTGCGGTTTCCGCCCGATCAGAACCGTAAGTGAGGCAACTTCCGTGTCCAGCTTTTCCTGGGGTCCGCAGGACATCACCGCGCCGGCCCGGACCGTCCTGCGCAAAGTCGGCGCTGAAACCGGCCTGGTCCTTGAGGACGTGGCCTCGGGCTGGGTCGGCGCGGTGGTACGCGTGGAGAAATCCGGCGGGCTGCACCTGATGGTGCTCGAAGACCGGCGCGGGAAAAAGAAATCCTTCGAACTGGGCTTCGGCTTCCTGCTCGAAGGCGAGCCGGTGGAAGTTGTGCCCGCGGCTGCCGCTTCAGCCAAGGCAGGTCCGGCCCGGACGGCGTCCGGCTCGGTGCGCGTCGCCAACCAGCGCGCCCGCACCGCCCGCGCCAGCCGCATCTGGGTGGAAGGCAAGCACGACGCCGAACTGGTGGAAAAGGTCTGGGGTGATGACCTGCGGGTGGAGGGAATCGTCGTCGAGCCCCTCCACGGCGTCGATGACCTGTACTCCGCGGTTCGGGAGTTTGCCCCGGGCCCGGGACGCCGGCTGGGCATCCTGGTGGATCACCTGGTTCCAGGC
Encoded proteins:
- a CDS encoding LCP family protein, with the protein product MSSRRAATGGGPLGKPTTGKGSAEPGGRHLSSGAAAGHPLLKGIAAALALVLVGGVVFGAVQLLRLRGNFETQPLNLGSDDTPVEQVDANTDPMQILVLGTDKRDGQDSNNSDVMMLVNLTADRSNVTVVSFPRDLLVPLPTCEDPESGTVYDAMDLGQLNGALGNGGPGCTVAAINEVTGLSIDHFMMADFDAVKELSNTLGGVEVCVNQPVDDPLSGLKLPAGVSSVQGEQALAFLRTRHGFGNGGDEGRIRAQQSFLASMVRKVKDEGTLNNLPKLYSIAETVTKNLTVDEELANIPDLVSLATRLKDVDLGNVAFVTAPVVPYEYDTNRLVLDEAKAQPLFDALVSDQGITAGATPSPEATDTAEAGTPAAPGTAEPAAPAVDPAAVPVTLVNASGTAGRDTAVLEYLTSKGFIQALAGGTAGAQSPATQIFYGYGYEEMAMEVARTLNIPDVQVVLSGAYTGVSVQIGTDFASGSTMGDLGDLGDLDGQTAAQVTCQTAFGN
- the era gene encoding GTPase Era; translated protein: MTEPQFRAGFVSLVGRPNAGKSTLTNALVGSKVAITSAKPQTTRHTIRGIVHREDSQVILVDTPGLHRPRTLLGKRLNELVADTLAEVDAVGFCLPANEAVGPGDRYIAAQLAALKRTPVIALVTKTDLVDRAALAKQLMSVTALGNEVLGEAGWADVVPVSAADGFQVGTVAEVLAGHMPASPPLYPDGELTDEPEAVMVAELVREAALEGVRDELPHSLAVVVDEIVPREGRSEDNPLLDVRVNLYVERSSQKAIIIGRGGSRLRDVGTTARRGIEALLGTKVYLDLHVKIAKDWQRDPKQLVKLGF
- a CDS encoding hemolysin family protein, with amino-acid sequence MAMAFMVLAGLLTAAESAYGYLPRQDAEALLHGKAGAPLRRILAHPVAHMHALRFWRVWFEMAMAVSVATLFQLLLDNIWLAGLLATVTMAAVGFVLVGVSPRQIGRKHVTAVVVLTAGLVRVLRTVLGPIPGWLVRLGTAVAPGTQGPDAAFFTEEEFRELLDRASDADMIEDTEAELIHSVFELGDTKVRSVMVPRTDMVCIEAGSTLRQAMSLFLRSGYSRVPVIEDSADHLVGILYLKDVAAQMHSDPERASVQKVENYARSVRYVPESKAVSELLQELQRESTHVAIVIDEYGGTAGLVTLEDLIEEIVGEIVDEYDSERPEIEGLGDGRYRVSSKTGIDDLGELFGVELEDDEVDTVGGLLAKALGRVPIVGSEVVVEGIALHAERLEGRRNRVSHVLAWNTENEEISDEGRNPAPRTRSTELVPRND
- the ybeY gene encoding rRNA maturation RNase YbeY, encoding MSIEVNNESSAPAVDEEELARLGRYLLDSLYVHPEADLSIILVDEDAIEKLHIEWMDLPGPTDVLSFPMDELRPGTAGRITPAGVLGDIVLCPQVAARQAADAGHSTGEELLLLTTHGVLHLLGYDHAEPEEEKEMFGLQRRLLSAYLGKQAPKETRS
- a CDS encoding PhoH family protein — encoded protein: MTESSMEIGTIRLDNQTIVFDSTEHMVQSLGANDEALRIIETANPEVSLMVRGNELSVSGPAAEVEQTVRLVNEVRVLARHQTRVTPQVLEQLISMLKDQSTHRPADVLTQNILSTRGKTIRPKTLNQKNYVDAIDRNTVVFGIGPAGTGKTYLAMAKAVQALQQKEVNRIILTRPAVEAGERLGFLPGTLSDKIDPYLRPLYDALHDMMDPESIPRLMAAGTIEVAPLAYMRGRTLNDAFIILDEAQNTTPEQMKMFLTRLGFGSKMVVTGDVTQVDLPGGTASGLRIVHDILGGIDDVAFSELQAVDVVRHRLVSDIVTAYSEWDEVRRSGAARGDGARSNGGRSNDGARSNSSGHSSAGRSREARA
- a CDS encoding GerMN domain-containing protein, producing the protein MDAGSNNATSCLRGLSQRYFLAGSLVAAAALGLGGCGVVAENPTITMPSSFDAGEVPAAAPMTVSPPAEASSVGTLMPVYWLGRNDSTVSLYREFLHSDNTGDPIGEAVQAMTADKPLDQDYFTPWHAADSVTASISSKNVITVDISSDAFKGSLDSGMAHRAVQQLVYTATAAAANAGLTTVGQESSVAILVDGKEGYRAFGHVPLEEPLNRDPALVAPIWVIDPQESEIRGTDVEVSGTAVAQTAELHWRAEPIVDGRPSSGAAASGSVELDKAPGKTGEFSFTASLAPGEYSLRVYYTGQETAGDSKRITVSASPQDPGH
- a CDS encoding 16S rRNA (uracil(1498)-N(3))-methyltransferase, coding for MTNPIFFGDPAQVAAAGPGDIFRLEGPEARHAVSVKRLEAGESVDVVDGAGRRLTGTVTETGASLLELRVADVLDEPVAPERFLLVQALAKGDRDEQAVEAATELGVDTVIPWQSDRSIVRWRAEKAVKGQAKWQALTFAAAKQSRRSRIPAVEPALDSRALPSRLAELDLVLVLHEEADVPLANALRDLGRRGPDDASASIAVVVGPEGGISPAELEALRGVGAVAVRLGPHVLRSSTAGPAALAVLNQLLGRW
- the dnaJ gene encoding molecular chaperone DnaJ — its product is MSDHYQVLGVGRDATGEEIKKAYRKLARKLHPDVNNAPGASDEFKAVSHAYEVLSDPEKRRIYDTTGNENGNDNGFGGGGFGAQGFGFQDIFDTFFGGGAPGGGRGPASRSRRGQDALINVRIDLKDAVFGTNKKIDVDTAVVCPTCDGSCCQPGTSPRTCDICHGTGQVQRAVRSILGQVMTSAPCGTCNGFGTVIPDPCHECSGEGRVRNRRTLTIKIPAGVATGTRIQLGGQGEAGMAGGPAGDLYVEIRVNNDPTFLRDGDDLHATLTIPMTAAALGTTVALETFDGDREITVKPGTQSGEVSVLNDLGVTHLRGHGRGDLRVHLHVETPQKLDSEQEELLRRLAKLRGEEYSEGKLNSSGNGVFAKLRDRLGNL
- the hrcA gene encoding heat-inducible transcriptional repressor HrcA, with the translated sequence MSEPRRLEVLRAIVEDYVHSREPVGSKALVERHHLGVSSATIRNDMAALEEEGLITAPHTSAGRIPTDKGYRLFVDRISDVKPLSAPERRAIQSLLEGADDLDDVMDRTVRLLSQLTNQVAVVQYPHLGNAKVRHIEFVLLAPSQVLVVLISTTGRVEQRVITVPQPVTEPDLMDLRQHFLAALAGTPLSSITSQLANALATVPADRRRVGNSLGHCLEQLAGINREDRMVMAGTANLARSTVDFPLTIGPVLEALEEQVVMLRLLSEMEQDARGVAVRIGRENPHGGLSEASVVATGYGPDATAKVGILGPTRMDYPTTMAAVRAVARYLSRILNN
- a CDS encoding DUF3097 family protein is translated as MSSFSWGPQDITAPARTVLRKVGAETGLVLEDVASGWVGAVVRVEKSGGLHLMVLEDRRGKKKSFELGFGFLLEGEPVEVVPAAAASAKAGPARTASGSVRVANQRARTARASRIWVEGKHDAELVEKVWGDDLRVEGIVVEPLHGVDDLYSAVREFAPGPGRRLGILVDHLVPGSKESRIAAEAMTSPGAPGNVLIVGHPYVDVWQAIKPTVIGRTAWPVVPRHLDWKTGILQGLGWPHRDHTDVAMGWKKLLGQVNSYADLEPSLLGRVEEVIDFLTVPG